From one Vannielia litorea genomic stretch:
- a CDS encoding serine protease, producing the protein MRFAAVIAAVAGLGLGTATAQDFSDDGSASPFAWAESGEKAEYLEEKASEDSGSRVIGGEVAADGAWPWQVALMIKGKGITPDAHFCGGSLVLDQWVLTAAHCVHMQDPQGQYRDINPAAIQVLAGTNQIAEGKGDLIDVAALYRFPGYIGGVFDNDIALLKLSRAPQVPYETVKIPDAELGDLLEQPGVTTTVTGWGLIDGGEHPQDMRQADIQMLPRDACNQALMEARAEVAAKGFVFAAKTFGLTPDDAQGAWEELVKRAPIPISENMICSGTYEGGKTACSGDSGGPLVVKVNDEGLYIQAGVVSWGLSGEGGKSCNEQAKFSAYTRTANYVDWLNGIISANP; encoded by the coding sequence ATGAGATTTGCAGCGGTAATCGCGGCGGTCGCCGGGCTTGGCCTCGGCACCGCTACGGCACAGGATTTTTCTGACGACGGCAGCGCCTCGCCCTTCGCATGGGCCGAAAGCGGCGAGAAAGCGGAGTATCTGGAGGAGAAGGCCAGCGAAGACAGCGGCTCGCGCGTGATCGGTGGCGAAGTGGCCGCTGATGGCGCTTGGCCGTGGCAGGTGGCGCTGATGATCAAGGGCAAGGGCATAACGCCTGACGCCCATTTTTGCGGTGGCTCGCTGGTGCTGGACCAGTGGGTGCTGACCGCGGCGCATTGTGTGCACATGCAGGACCCGCAGGGCCAATATCGTGACATCAACCCCGCCGCTATCCAAGTGCTTGCAGGCACCAACCAGATTGCCGAAGGCAAGGGCGACCTGATCGACGTGGCCGCGCTCTACCGCTTCCCCGGCTATATCGGCGGCGTATTCGACAATGACATCGCGCTGCTGAAGCTCTCCCGCGCGCCGCAGGTCCCCTACGAGACGGTGAAGATCCCCGATGCCGAGCTGGGTGACCTGTTGGAGCAGCCGGGTGTGACCACCACCGTCACCGGCTGGGGCTTGATCGACGGCGGCGAGCATCCGCAAGATATGCGCCAGGCCGATATTCAGATGCTCCCCCGCGACGCCTGCAACCAGGCTCTGATGGAGGCCCGCGCCGAGGTGGCTGCCAAGGGCTTCGTCTTTGCGGCCAAGACCTTTGGCCTCACGCCCGATGATGCTCAGGGTGCGTGGGAAGAACTGGTGAAACGTGCGCCCATTCCGATCTCGGAGAACATGATCTGCTCTGGCACTTATGAGGGTGGAAAGACCGCCTGTTCGGGCGACAGCGGCGGCCCGCTGGTGGTCAAAGTTAACGACGAGGGTCTCTACATTCAGGCGGGTGTTGTGAGCTGGGGTCTCTCCGGTGAGGGCGGCAAGAGCTGCAACGAGCAGGCCAAATTCTCGGCCTACACCCGCACCGCGAACTACGTGGACTGGCTGAACGGCATCATCTCCGCAAACCCGTAA
- a CDS encoding LysM peptidoglycan-binding domain-containing protein: MTPTLDIQQPRPFDLVGDTILIAGNATAFEGTLTIHVSEGHDEYSSFTHVGSLGLRQFQGSIDIPATNSFQLNRLFLTLADDTGNENGPSVTIPVLFGPRILPGYRGWQPYTVQPGDTLSSIAQSQYGNGNFQPIFEANQHVLASPNLIFPGQVLRIPRNDI, encoded by the coding sequence ATGACGCCCACGCTCGATATCCAACAACCCCGGCCATTCGATCTCGTTGGCGACACGATCCTGATCGCCGGTAACGCCACTGCCTTTGAAGGCACGCTGACGATCCATGTCAGCGAGGGGCACGATGAGTATTCCAGCTTCACCCACGTCGGTTCACTCGGACTTCGGCAGTTTCAGGGCTCCATCGACATTCCGGCGACGAACTCTTTCCAACTCAACCGCCTGTTTCTGACGCTGGCAGATGATACCGGAAACGAAAACGGCCCGTCGGTGACCATCCCCGTGCTCTTTGGCCCCCGCATCCTGCCCGGCTACCGGGGCTGGCAACCCTATACCGTTCAACCGGGAGACACTCTCTCGAGTATCGCCCAGTCGCAATATGGCAATGGGAACTTCCAACCGATCTTCGAGGCCAATCAACACGTGCTGGCCAGCCCGAACCTGATCTTCCCGGGTCAGGTCCTGCGGATTCCGCGGAACGATATCTGA
- the hemF gene encoding oxygen-dependent coproporphyrinogen oxidase — MSDTMEDQKSRAAAWFRSLRDEIVAAFEGLEDSFDGEGDAGRFEVTPTSRSAEDGSDAGGGLMSVMRGGGVFEKVGVNVSEVFGTLGDAAQKAMAARGVPGVAEDPRFWASGISLVAHMQNPHVPAVHMNTRMFWTPSAWWFGGGSDLNPCIEYDEDTAHFHGQQKAYLEPHGPELYPELKAWADEYFFIPHRGRARGVGGIFMDDRNTGDWEADFALTQDIGRAFLPAYLPLVEKRRGQAWGAAEKDAQLVHRGLYAEYNLVYDRGTKFGLVTGHDANAVLMSLPPMAKWV; from the coding sequence ATGAGCGACACAATGGAAGACCAGAAATCGCGCGCTGCGGCGTGGTTCCGTAGCCTGCGTGACGAGATCGTGGCCGCCTTCGAAGGGCTGGAGGACAGCTTTGACGGTGAGGGGGACGCCGGGCGCTTTGAAGTAACGCCAACATCGCGCAGCGCTGAAGATGGCTCCGATGCCGGGGGCGGGCTGATGAGCGTGATGCGCGGTGGAGGGGTCTTCGAGAAGGTGGGAGTGAACGTGTCGGAGGTGTTCGGCACGCTGGGAGATGCTGCGCAGAAAGCCATGGCGGCCCGCGGCGTGCCTGGTGTAGCCGAAGATCCCCGCTTCTGGGCCTCTGGGATCAGCCTTGTCGCCCATATGCAAAACCCGCATGTGCCTGCCGTTCACATGAACACCCGCATGTTTTGGACCCCTTCGGCTTGGTGGTTTGGCGGCGGCTCCGACCTGAACCCCTGCATCGAGTACGACGAGGACACGGCGCATTTTCACGGGCAGCAGAAGGCGTATTTGGAGCCACACGGGCCGGAGCTTTACCCCGAGCTGAAGGCTTGGGCGGATGAATACTTCTTCATTCCTCACCGTGGCCGGGCGCGTGGGGTAGGCGGCATCTTCATGGATGACCGAAACACCGGCGACTGGGAGGCGGATTTTGCCCTGACGCAGGATATCGGGCGAGCGTTTCTGCCCGCCTACCTGCCACTGGTCGAAAAGCGCCGGGGTCAGGCTTGGGGGGCGGCGGAGAAGGACGCGCAATTGGTCCATCGTGGGCTCTATGCAGAGTACAACCTTGTCTACGACCGAGGCACCAAGTTTGGTTTGGTCACGGGGCATGACGCGAATGCTGTGCTGATGAGCCTTCCCCCAATGGCGAAGTGGGTCTGA
- a CDS encoding DMT family transporter, translating to MPLSPNAQGALWMTASMAGFAVEDAFIKSAAGAVPVGQVLATFGLIGTAIFVVLCLRRGERLIHPALFSRPMAVRCGFEMVGRVFYTLAIALTPLSTASAILQAAPLVVALGAMTVLREPVSPARWLAIVVGFAGVLLVLRPGLAGFDMLAILSVLGMIGFAGRDLATRAAPQVLSHVQLSLYGCAILIPAGLVILAFQTAPVVPSGTDALRILAASLAGASAYYALTIAMRTGDVGVVAPFRYTRLVVAMILAALFFGERPDTATLAGSAIIVGAGLIALATGRRRRVRG from the coding sequence ATGCCCCTTTCTCCCAATGCCCAGGGCGCGCTCTGGATGACGGCCTCGATGGCCGGATTCGCTGTCGAAGACGCGTTCATCAAATCCGCCGCCGGGGCGGTGCCGGTTGGGCAGGTATTGGCCACCTTTGGGCTCATCGGCACGGCAATCTTCGTGGTCTTGTGCCTCCGCCGGGGCGAGCGGCTGATCCATCCGGCACTGTTTTCGCGCCCCATGGCGGTGCGCTGCGGGTTCGAGATGGTTGGACGGGTGTTTTATACACTCGCCATTGCACTCACGCCGCTCTCCACTGCCTCGGCGATCCTGCAAGCCGCCCCGTTGGTGGTGGCGCTCGGCGCGATGACCGTTTTGCGGGAGCCGGTCAGCCCGGCCCGGTGGTTGGCGATCGTGGTGGGCTTCGCGGGCGTTTTGCTGGTGCTCCGCCCTGGCCTTGCCGGATTCGACATGCTGGCGATCCTGTCCGTGCTCGGCATGATCGGCTTTGCCGGGCGTGACCTCGCCACGCGTGCCGCGCCGCAAGTGCTCTCTCACGTTCAACTCAGCCTCTACGGCTGTGCTATCTTGATTCCGGCGGGGTTGGTTATCCTTGCTTTTCAAACCGCACCCGTGGTCCCCTCCGGTACGGATGCCTTGCGCATTCTCGCCGCCTCTCTGGCGGGGGCCTCGGCCTATTATGCGCTGACCATCGCCATGCGCACGGGCGATGTGGGCGTGGTTGCGCCCTTCCGCTACACCCGGCTGGTGGTGGCCATGATTTTGGCTGCGCTTTTCTTTGGAGAGCGGCCGGACACCGCCACGCTTGCAGGATCTGCCATTATCGTGGGCGCAGGCTTGATTGCGCTGGCCACGGGCCGCAGGCGGCGGGTGCGCGGCTGA
- a CDS encoding RNA polymerase sigma factor, whose protein sequence is MSVSDHSLALAAAGGDREAFASLLARHYDRLFAFAFRLTAARAEAEDLTQDICLALPAKLARYEGRAAFTTWLYRVAVNAAHDRRRRAATQARAAEEWGDWEQARQAEMAETAEAVDWLTATLRALPPELRDTCALVLGEEMTQSQAGEVLGVSEGTIAWRMSEVKKRLRAVATEERAS, encoded by the coding sequence ATGTCGGTGTCTGACCATTCCCTTGCCCTCGCCGCCGCTGGCGGTGACAGGGAGGCCTTCGCCTCGCTGCTGGCACGGCATTACGACAGGCTTTTCGCCTTCGCTTTTCGGCTGACCGCGGCCCGTGCGGAAGCGGAAGATCTGACGCAGGACATCTGCCTTGCTCTGCCCGCCAAGCTGGCCAGATACGAGGGCCGGGCAGCCTTTACCACCTGGCTCTACCGGGTGGCGGTGAACGCGGCCCATGACCGGCGGCGGCGCGCGGCAACGCAGGCCCGGGCCGCCGAGGAATGGGGTGACTGGGAGCAGGCACGACAGGCCGAGATGGCCGAAACCGCCGAGGCGGTGGACTGGCTCACCGCCACCCTGCGCGCCCTGCCGCCAGAGCTGCGCGACACCTGCGCGCTCGTGCTCGGTGAAGAGATGACACAATCCCAGGCCGGAGAGGTGCTGGGCGTAAGCGAGGGCACAATCGCCTGGCGCATGTCGGAGGTCAAAAAGCGCCTCCGCGCCGTGGCAACCGAGGAAAGAGCGTCATGA
- a CDS encoding von Willebrand factor type A domain-containing protein, protein MQGVREMFSKLSTKAGLAATTGIVAAGLAAVVIIPQINEGGAPEIVTVSEGPTDPSAEPKVREQAESAPGQQVARQEVAAADEARADDGAAGGAAATEAVEALTESEAPMEADAMADVAAEPAPAPSVAPRTATVARKRSATAGAAKDGTLGRIAGTFAPPRPDEGTVAHPAPDTEAYPEAESNPVKVASEEPVSTFSIDVDTASYSVVRSSLNAGQMPPADAVRVEEMVNYFPYAYAAPEADDPAPFKPTVVVSETPWNPDTQLVTVAIQGEMPVVEDRPPLNLVFLVDSSGSMSDANKLPLLKQSLRLMLPELRPEDQVAIVAYAGSSGLVLPPTPAGDRAKILAALDNIGAGGSTAGAAGLEQAYAVAEEMTEEGEISRVLLATDGDFNVGFSSPDEMKDFIEEKRESGTFLSVLGFGRGNLNDALMQSLAQNGNGQAAYIDTLNEARKVLVDQLTGALFPIASDVKIQVEFNPAEVAEYRLIGYETRALKREDFNNDRVDAGEIGAGHSVTAIYEVTHVGSPAVLNDPLRYGSADASVAPAQGEQDNPELAFLRMRWKEPGKSESELLELPITEGMGDATSETRFAAAIAGFGQLLKGSDYLGDWSYAEAIELANGAKGEDEFGYRAEAVNLMRLAESLSR, encoded by the coding sequence ATGCAAGGAGTCAGAGAGATGTTTTCGAAGCTGAGCACCAAGGCCGGGCTGGCCGCCACTACGGGGATCGTTGCCGCCGGGCTGGCGGCCGTTGTGATTATCCCGCAGATCAATGAGGGCGGCGCACCCGAGATCGTGACGGTTAGCGAGGGCCCGACCGATCCGTCTGCTGAGCCGAAGGTTCGTGAACAGGCCGAGTCCGCCCCGGGACAGCAGGTGGCCCGTCAGGAAGTGGCTGCCGCAGATGAGGCGCGCGCCGACGATGGCGCCGCTGGCGGAGCTGCCGCTACCGAAGCCGTCGAAGCGCTGACCGAAAGCGAGGCACCTATGGAAGCGGACGCGATGGCCGATGTCGCCGCCGAGCCGGCACCCGCGCCTTCGGTCGCACCGCGCACGGCAACTGTCGCGCGCAAGCGCTCCGCCACCGCAGGCGCCGCCAAAGACGGCACCCTCGGTCGCATCGCCGGAACCTTCGCGCCGCCGAGGCCAGATGAGGGCACGGTTGCCCACCCGGCACCCGATACCGAGGCGTACCCGGAGGCCGAGAGCAATCCTGTGAAAGTGGCCTCCGAGGAGCCGGTCTCGACCTTTTCCATCGATGTGGACACGGCCAGCTACTCGGTGGTGCGCTCCTCGCTCAACGCTGGGCAGATGCCGCCCGCCGATGCGGTGCGGGTGGAGGAAATGGTCAACTATTTCCCCTATGCCTACGCTGCTCCAGAGGCGGATGATCCTGCGCCGTTCAAGCCCACCGTTGTGGTTTCGGAGACCCCATGGAACCCGGATACCCAGCTTGTTACGGTGGCCATTCAGGGCGAGATGCCGGTTGTCGAAGATCGCCCGCCGTTGAACCTTGTGTTCCTTGTGGACTCGTCTGGGTCGATGTCGGACGCAAACAAGCTGCCCCTGCTCAAGCAGTCACTCCGGTTGATGCTGCCCGAATTGCGCCCCGAGGATCAGGTGGCCATCGTGGCCTATGCAGGCTCGTCCGGACTGGTCCTGCCCCCGACGCCAGCCGGGGACCGCGCCAAGATCCTTGCTGCGCTCGACAACATTGGCGCGGGCGGTTCCACCGCCGGAGCGGCCGGGCTGGAACAAGCTTATGCAGTGGCTGAGGAGATGACCGAAGAGGGCGAAATCTCTCGCGTTCTGCTGGCCACTGATGGCGACTTCAACGTGGGCTTCTCCTCGCCCGATGAGATGAAGGACTTCATCGAAGAGAAGCGCGAGAGCGGCACTTTCCTCTCCGTTCTTGGCTTCGGGCGGGGCAACCTGAACGATGCGTTGATGCAGTCGCTGGCACAGAACGGCAATGGACAGGCCGCCTATATCGACACGCTGAACGAGGCGCGCAAGGTGCTGGTCGATCAGCTCACTGGTGCGCTCTTTCCGATCGCATCTGACGTGAAGATCCAGGTGGAATTCAACCCTGCCGAGGTCGCCGAGTACCGGCTGATCGGCTATGAAACCCGCGCCCTGAAACGTGAGGACTTCAACAACGACAGGGTAGATGCGGGCGAGATCGGCGCAGGCCACTCGGTTACGGCTATCTACGAGGTGACACACGTGGGTTCGCCCGCCGTGCTGAACGACCCTCTGCGCTATGGCTCGGCCGATGCCTCCGTTGCTCCTGCGCAGGGCGAGCAGGATAACCCTGAGTTGGCCTTCCTGCGGATGCGCTGGAAGGAGCCGGGGAAGAGTGAGAGCGAATTGCTGGAGTTACCGATCACCGAGGGCATGGGCGATGCCACCAGTGAGACCCGCTTCGCCGCTGCCATTGCCGGGTTCGGCCAACTGTTGAAAGGCTCCGATTACCTTGGAGACTGGAGCTACGCAGAGGCCATCGAACTGGCCAATGGGGCCAAGGGAGAGGACGAGTTTGGCTACCGCGCGGAGGCGGTTAATCTGATGCGCCTTGCCGAGAGCCTCTCCCGCTGA
- a CDS encoding TIGR03862 family flavoprotein, whose product MTTDALVIGGGPAGLAAAEVLVAAGKSVLLAEAKPSVGRKLLMAGKSGLNLTQEEEGFGAAYGTDWLVPMLKAFGPADVRAWAEGLGQPTFVGSTGRVFPRAMKASPLLRAWMGRLSRVEVRTRWRWCGWEDRAALFDTTEGMQRVKPGVTILALGGASWSRLGSDGAWAELLAAEGIEVAPYRPANMGFEVTWSPHMTPHFGSPVKGARLTAGASQSHGEFVISERGLEGGGIYEVSAAMRDGAPLLLDLLPDMTAEYVAAQLAKGGKESIGNRLRKRLGLSPVTRALIMEFGRPLPEGAALATLLKALPIRHNGPRPLDEAISVAGGVTRAAADDGLMLRARPGVFVAGEMLDWEAPTGGYLLTACLATGRWAGQHALQYLG is encoded by the coding sequence GTGACAACGGATGCATTGGTGATCGGAGGCGGCCCTGCCGGGCTGGCGGCGGCAGAAGTTCTGGTTGCGGCTGGCAAAAGCGTGCTGCTGGCAGAGGCCAAACCCTCGGTCGGCCGCAAGCTGCTTATGGCTGGCAAGTCGGGACTGAACCTGACCCAGGAGGAAGAGGGCTTTGGGGCGGCCTATGGAACAGACTGGCTTGTACCGATGCTCAAGGCTTTTGGACCAGCGGACGTGCGTGCATGGGCAGAGGGGCTGGGGCAGCCGACCTTCGTGGGCTCGACTGGGCGTGTTTTTCCCAGAGCGATGAAGGCGTCGCCGCTGCTACGTGCTTGGATGGGGCGTCTCTCGCGCGTAGAGGTGCGGACCCGTTGGCGCTGGTGTGGATGGGAGGACCGGGCAGCGCTTTTCGACACGACGGAGGGCATGCAGCGCGTAAAGCCCGGAGTAACGATTCTCGCACTGGGCGGAGCGAGCTGGTCAAGACTTGGCTCGGACGGCGCATGGGCAGAGTTGCTGGCAGCCGAGGGCATTGAGGTGGCGCCGTATCGGCCAGCGAACATGGGTTTCGAAGTAACATGGTCGCCCCACATGACGCCGCATTTTGGTAGCCCGGTGAAGGGAGCGCGGCTGACAGCCGGAGCATCGCAGAGCCACGGAGAGTTCGTCATATCGGAGCGTGGGCTCGAAGGCGGCGGGATCTACGAGGTGTCAGCCGCAATGCGTGATGGTGCGCCGCTTTTGCTCGATCTGCTGCCAGACATGACCGCCGAGTATGTCGCCGCACAGCTGGCTAAAGGTGGAAAGGAGAGCATCGGCAACCGCCTGCGCAAACGCCTCGGTCTGAGTCCTGTGACGCGGGCTTTGATTATGGAATTCGGGCGTCCTCTGCCGGAAGGCGCGGCCTTGGCAACACTGCTCAAGGCCCTGCCCATTCGCCACAATGGCCCACGCCCGCTCGATGAAGCGATTTCGGTCGCCGGAGGCGTAACCCGCGCGGCGGCGGATGACGGGCTGATGCTGCGGGCAAGGCCGGGCGTCTTCGTCGCCGGTGAAATGCTCGATTGGGAGGCCCCTACAGGTGGCTATTTGCTAACCGCTTGCCTCGCAACGGGGCGCTGGGCGGGGCAACACGCGCTGCAATACCTCGGATAG
- a CDS encoding HNH endonuclease, which yields MDDTPPICPLCHRPIPPGVPQSRHHLIPRLRGAKGGETVLLHHICHKEIHATLTETELARDYATPEALRAHPRLAAFVTWVAKRPPEFNPKTAGPRRRG from the coding sequence ATGGACGATACACCGCCCATCTGCCCACTGTGCCACCGGCCAATCCCGCCTGGCGTGCCGCAGAGCCGCCACCACCTGATCCCGCGTCTGCGGGGCGCGAAGGGCGGTGAAACGGTTCTGCTCCACCACATTTGCCACAAGGAAATCCACGCCACGCTGACCGAGACAGAGCTCGCTCGCGACTATGCAACACCTGAGGCCTTGCGCGCCCATCCGCGTCTAGCCGCTTTCGTCACATGGGTGGCCAAACGCCCACCTGAGTTCAACCCTAAGACGGCAGGTCCGCGTCGGCGGGGATGA
- a CDS encoding enoyl-CoA hydratase/isomerase family protein produces MIRVSDKGGLRTITIARPDKANSLTSEMLEALIEAVEDAPSGALMITGEGKVFSAGADLDEAKAGLATSPLWERLSHAVAESDALTVAALNGTLAGGAFGMVLACDLRIAVPGAKFFYPVMQLGYLPQPSDPARLTALVGRGRARMILLAAQKVAADEAVAWGLVDRLVEPESLIGEAAALCEAAIAAESKTRAGIKAMCRGVTVPGVIPADADLPS; encoded by the coding sequence ATGATCCGCGTCTCTGATAAAGGCGGGCTGCGGACGATCACCATCGCCCGCCCCGACAAGGCCAACTCTCTGACCTCGGAAATGCTCGAAGCGCTGATCGAGGCCGTGGAGGACGCGCCGAGCGGCGCCCTCATGATCACTGGCGAAGGCAAGGTCTTCTCCGCCGGAGCCGATCTGGACGAGGCCAAGGCGGGGCTGGCAACTTCTCCGCTCTGGGAGCGTCTCTCCCATGCCGTGGCTGAAAGCGACGCGCTGACGGTGGCTGCTCTGAACGGAACACTGGCGGGCGGCGCCTTTGGCATGGTGTTGGCCTGCGATCTGAGGATCGCAGTGCCGGGGGCGAAATTCTTCTATCCTGTCATGCAACTCGGTTATCTGCCCCAACCGTCCGATCCGGCACGACTGACTGCGCTGGTGGGCCGGGGTCGGGCGCGGATGATTTTGCTGGCGGCGCAAAAAGTCGCGGCGGATGAGGCCGTGGCTTGGGGGTTGGTGGATCGGCTGGTCGAGCCCGAGTCGCTGATTGGCGAAGCTGCGGCGCTCTGCGAGGCGGCCATCGCGGCCGAGTCCAAGACGCGTGCAGGCATCAAGGCGATGTGCCGGGGCGTGACGGTGCCCGGCGTCATCCCCGCCGACGCGGACCTGCCGTCTTAG
- a CDS encoding SDR family oxidoreductase, which translates to MEMSGKVVMITGASRGIGAEAARAFAGAGAKVALLARSEEAVADLAGELGAEVALAIPCDVSRFWEMEAAVAATVEAFGRLDVLVNNAGMLEPIAHLAEADPDAWGQVIDVNLKGVFNGMRAALPVMLEQGGGTILTVGSGAAHGPVEAWSAYCSSKAGALMLTRMVDKENGTQGIRAISLSPGTVATQMQRDIKASGINPVSQLDWSDHIAPDWPAKALLWMCTAEADDFKGAEVSLRDQEIRRKVGLL; encoded by the coding sequence ATGGAGATGAGCGGCAAAGTAGTGATGATCACCGGGGCAAGCCGGGGGATCGGGGCGGAGGCTGCGCGTGCCTTTGCAGGTGCTGGCGCAAAGGTGGCACTTCTGGCCCGGAGCGAGGAAGCCGTGGCTGATCTAGCAGGGGAACTGGGCGCCGAGGTCGCGCTCGCAATCCCCTGCGATGTGAGCCGATTCTGGGAGATGGAGGCCGCGGTGGCAGCCACGGTCGAGGCCTTCGGGCGGCTCGACGTGTTGGTGAACAACGCGGGCATGCTGGAGCCGATCGCGCATCTGGCTGAAGCCGATCCAGATGCATGGGGGCAAGTGATCGACGTAAACCTGAAGGGCGTCTTCAACGGTATGCGTGCGGCCTTGCCGGTGATGCTGGAGCAGGGCGGCGGCACCATCCTGACCGTGGGCTCGGGCGCGGCGCATGGCCCGGTGGAGGCATGGTCGGCCTACTGCTCCTCCAAGGCCGGTGCGCTCATGCTGACCCGGATGGTGGACAAGGAAAACGGCACGCAGGGCATTCGTGCGATCTCGCTCTCTCCGGGCACTGTGGCCACGCAGATGCAGCGCGACATCAAGGCAAGCGGTATCAATCCGGTGAGCCAGCTCGATTGGTCCGACCATATCGCCCCAGATTGGCCGGCTAAAGCGCTGCTCTGGATGTGTACGGCGGAAGCTGATGACTTCAAAGGCGCGGAGGTGTCGCTGCGCGACCAGGAGATTCGCCGCAAGGTGGGGCTGTTATGA